A genomic stretch from Sphingobacterium sp. ML3W includes:
- a CDS encoding glycosyltransferase family 10: protein MKIRLTTFARPDDDLLTRFTNRYLSGGKTWKDLEFVSDESYDRLVILTYPHKDTLEKGYEKNKALTFMTEPTLSYYAKSHPTEVKMKIHLHLPFFPKNFSLYREIGEKVDIDIIEQKKDKLLSVVVSELSGLPGHRTRLEFVHVMDQLIADGLDIYGRPFNGNYFSLLANYRGFLPDKYDGLWQYLYHLACENSFENGYFTEKLIDPIVTETLCFYDGCPNIEEFVDPRAYVKINIHNIEEALGTIVKTINDQEWKKRYPFIARQKTRFLTDLHPLNLIWMAVHDRDVDNIYTCS from the coding sequence ATGAAAATTCGACTTACAACATTTGCCCGCCCCGATGACGACTTGTTAACCCGGTTTACTAACCGTTATCTTTCAGGAGGAAAAACATGGAAAGATCTTGAGTTTGTCTCTGATGAATCATATGATCGCTTGGTTATCTTAACGTATCCCCATAAAGATACCCTAGAAAAAGGCTATGAAAAAAATAAGGCACTTACATTCATGACAGAACCTACGCTTTCCTATTACGCGAAGAGTCATCCGACGGAAGTGAAGATGAAAATACATCTTCATCTGCCTTTTTTTCCTAAAAATTTTTCATTGTATCGGGAGATCGGCGAAAAAGTTGATATTGATATTATAGAACAGAAGAAAGATAAGCTTCTTTCTGTAGTTGTGAGTGAATTATCAGGGCTGCCGGGCCATAGGACCAGATTGGAGTTTGTTCATGTGATGGATCAGCTTATCGCTGATGGTTTAGATATCTATGGAAGACCATTTAATGGCAATTATTTTTCATTGTTAGCTAATTATCGAGGGTTCTTGCCGGATAAATACGATGGACTATGGCAATATCTTTATCATCTGGCCTGCGAGAATAGTTTTGAAAACGGTTATTTTACAGAGAAATTAATCGACCCGATTGTGACCGAAACACTATGCTTTTATGACGGGTGTCCAAATATAGAGGAATTCGTTGATCCCCGGGCTTACGTGAAAATTAACATTCACAACATTGAAGAAGCATTAGGTACGATAGTAAAAACGATAAATGATCAGGAGTGGAAAAAAAGATATCCTTTTATTGCTCGCCAGAAGACAAGATTTTTAACGGACTTACATCCGCTAAATTTAATTTGGATGGCCGTTCACGACCGGGATGTTGACAACATCTATACATGTTCTTAA
- a CDS encoding peptidase domain-containing ABC transporter has translation MLKKFPHYKQMDMMDCGATCLRMIFKYYGQMVSIHKIRKLCQTTKNGVNLLGISEAAEKLGFRTYGVRLSLEQLKEVQLPCVLHWNQNHFVVLYRMKKGRYSIADPATGLVTFQEREFSKNWYSTRELHSGLSLLLSPGPDFYQLDDDEASVALKWGKMFTYFYQYKKLFLQLFLGMILGTILQLVTPFLTQSVVDIGINTKNISFINLILIAQLMLFIGSVSVSFIRSWIMLHISTRVNISILTDLLIKIMKLPMSFFDLKTHGDLMQRMSDQQRIESFLTGNTLNTLFSLINMLIFGTLLIIYNKTIFLVFFIATTLYTLWILFFMKYRKELDHRRFKIGSENQTYMVEMIQSIKDIKLNNAQKQKRWGWEALQAKLFQFKVKSLALAQYQSLGSMAINQTKGIFITYISAKAVIDGEITLGGMMAIQYIVGMVSNPVESLLSFLQSYQDAKISMERLNEIYETPEEEDIQKDYLSKLPTQKDIEIRNLTFRYYGAGNEPIFQKLNLTFPSGKTTAIVGTSGSGKTTILKLLLRFYDYEEGEILVGGKRLEQIDFSLWRDSCGAVLQDNYIYADTIQRNIAINDEFPDEQRLQNAITVANLDEFIAEQPFGIATKIGTGGKGVSQGQRQRLMIARAVYKEPDFILLDEATNSLDANNEKVIIENLDRFFRNRTVVVVAHRLSTVKNADNIVVIEKGEVVEHGTHSALTQLKGRYFELVKNQLELGN, from the coding sequence GTGCTAAAGAAATTTCCACATTATAAGCAGATGGATATGATGGATTGCGGGGCAACCTGTCTCCGTATGATTTTTAAATATTATGGACAGATGGTTTCTATCCACAAGATTCGAAAACTATGTCAGACCACCAAAAATGGCGTCAATCTGTTGGGTATTTCCGAAGCTGCGGAAAAGCTAGGGTTCCGTACCTATGGCGTTCGGTTAAGCCTTGAACAGCTGAAAGAAGTACAACTTCCCTGTGTCCTGCACTGGAATCAAAACCATTTTGTAGTTCTGTATCGAATGAAGAAAGGACGATATTCCATTGCAGACCCGGCAACCGGACTTGTTACTTTCCAGGAAAGGGAATTTTCAAAAAACTGGTATTCAACAAGGGAGCTACATTCAGGATTATCGCTTCTTTTGAGTCCCGGCCCCGATTTCTATCAGTTAGATGATGATGAAGCTTCGGTTGCTTTGAAGTGGGGTAAGATGTTTACTTATTTCTACCAGTACAAAAAGCTTTTCCTACAGCTGTTCCTTGGCATGATCTTAGGCACGATTTTGCAGCTGGTCACCCCATTTCTTACCCAATCAGTAGTAGACATAGGAATCAATACAAAAAATATCAGCTTTATAAATTTAATACTGATTGCTCAACTTATGCTTTTTATCGGCAGTGTGTCAGTTTCTTTTATTCGTTCATGGATTATGTTGCATATCAGTACACGAGTAAATATTTCAATTTTGACAGATTTACTGATCAAGATCATGAAGCTCCCAATGTCATTCTTTGATTTAAAAACACATGGAGACTTGATGCAGCGGATGTCAGATCAGCAGCGGATAGAATCTTTTCTAACAGGAAATACCTTAAATACCTTGTTTTCTTTAATCAATATGCTGATTTTCGGAACCTTGCTGATTATTTACAATAAGACAATTTTTTTGGTTTTTTTTATTGCAACAACATTGTATACGCTTTGGATCTTGTTTTTTATGAAATATAGAAAGGAACTTGACCATAGGAGGTTTAAGATAGGCTCGGAAAATCAAACCTATATGGTGGAAATGATCCAGAGTATCAAGGATATTAAGCTTAATAACGCTCAAAAGCAGAAACGCTGGGGCTGGGAGGCTCTACAGGCCAAGCTCTTCCAGTTCAAGGTAAAAAGTCTTGCATTGGCACAGTACCAGTCACTGGGGTCAATGGCAATCAACCAGACAAAAGGAATATTCATTACCTACATTAGCGCTAAAGCGGTTATCGATGGTGAAATTACATTAGGGGGAATGATGGCGATCCAGTACATTGTCGGAATGGTCAGCAATCCCGTAGAATCTTTATTAAGCTTTTTACAATCTTATCAGGATGCCAAGATTAGTATGGAACGACTGAATGAGATCTACGAAACCCCGGAGGAGGAGGATATCCAAAAGGACTACCTATCCAAATTGCCAACGCAAAAAGACATTGAAATTCGAAATCTAACATTCCGATATTATGGCGCCGGAAATGAACCTATATTTCAGAAGCTCAATCTGACTTTCCCTTCCGGAAAGACAACAGCCATAGTTGGAACCAGCGGTAGTGGGAAAACGACGATATTAAAGTTGTTATTGAGATTTTATGATTATGAAGAGGGGGAGATTCTTGTTGGAGGTAAGCGCCTGGAACAGATCGATTTTTCCCTATGGCGGGACAGTTGTGGTGCGGTGTTACAGGATAACTATATATATGCTGATACGATCCAACGCAATATAGCCATTAATGACGAATTCCCTGATGAGCAGCGACTGCAGAATGCCATCACCGTTGCCAATCTGGATGAATTTATCGCTGAACAGCCCTTTGGAATAGCAACGAAGATTGGGACCGGAGGGAAAGGGGTTAGCCAGGGGCAACGGCAACGTCTTATGATTGCAAGGGCTGTCTATAAGGAACCCGATTTTATCTTGTTGGACGAAGCTACCAATTCGCTTGATGCCAATAATGAGAAAGTAATTATTGAAAATCTGGATCGTTTTTTTCGAAATCGTACTGTGGTGGTGGTTGCTCATCGGCTGAGTACGGTAAAAAATGCGGATAACATTGTAGTGATTGAAAAAGGAGAAGTTGTGGAACATGGTACCCACTCGGCCCTAACCCAACTAAAAGGAAGATATTTTGAGCTCGTTAAAAATCAGTTGGAACTAGGGAATTAA
- a CDS encoding HlyD family efflux transporter periplasmic adaptor subunit has translation MKKLNWLEEDLHSEDLQEIITKPPSWLLKRGISLILGTILLILGLSVFIRFPEIVTSSMKFNSVNAPKIIVSRNNGNLVKLLVMDGDWVEQGTDVAYLESTADHGQVAMLLERLLNLRKVENERYNLESLIDPNKLNLGELQSGYHNFYLAYLNYIAASENGIYQKRKGALEEERANLTRQQEKASQSFRLQQQQLKLAEEEFEKYQFLAQKKIISPSELREKEALLLAKKQTIPQMENTLISYEGNMLSKNRELSDLGNQIDEERKKFKQALNSFISEAETWKRQYILTSPVSGKLIYGSFLQENQQVKIDQPLFYVNPKNEQYYGEMLLPQIISAKVKKGQDVMIKVRSYPYQEYGYLNGRIGYVSDIPIQDSVFFAKVILIRSVRDSSIILKPGIYGDAEIITEDKSIFRRIWDNLTKSLKF, from the coding sequence ATGAAAAAATTAAATTGGCTGGAAGAGGACCTTCATTCAGAAGACTTACAGGAGATTATCACCAAACCTCCATCTTGGTTATTGAAAAGAGGAATCTCCCTGATACTTGGAACTATTTTATTGATTTTGGGACTATCTGTGTTTATACGTTTTCCGGAAATAGTGACAAGTTCGATGAAATTCAATAGTGTCAATGCACCAAAGATTATCGTGAGCCGGAATAACGGCAACCTTGTAAAATTATTGGTAATGGATGGCGATTGGGTTGAACAAGGTACAGATGTGGCCTACTTGGAAAGTACGGCAGATCATGGTCAGGTGGCCATGTTACTGGAAAGATTGCTGAATTTGAGAAAAGTTGAAAACGAACGTTATAATTTAGAAAGCCTCATAGATCCTAATAAGTTAAATTTAGGGGAATTACAGAGCGGGTATCATAATTTTTACCTTGCTTATCTAAATTATATTGCTGCGAGTGAGAATGGCATCTACCAAAAACGGAAAGGAGCTCTGGAAGAGGAAAGGGCTAATTTGACCCGACAGCAGGAAAAAGCCTCCCAATCATTTAGACTTCAACAGCAACAATTAAAACTTGCAGAGGAAGAGTTCGAAAAGTATCAGTTTCTTGCTCAAAAGAAAATCATCAGTCCTTCTGAATTACGGGAGAAAGAAGCATTATTGCTTGCGAAGAAACAGACCATTCCTCAAATGGAAAATACCTTGATCAGTTATGAAGGAAATATGCTTTCTAAAAATAGGGAGCTGTCTGATCTTGGTAATCAGATCGATGAAGAACGTAAAAAGTTTAAACAGGCTTTAAACAGCTTTATAAGTGAAGCTGAAACCTGGAAAAGGCAGTATATATTAACAAGTCCAGTCAGTGGTAAACTCATTTATGGATCCTTTTTGCAGGAAAATCAACAGGTTAAGATTGATCAGCCTCTTTTTTACGTCAATCCAAAAAATGAGCAATACTATGGGGAGATGTTGCTCCCTCAGATTATATCTGCAAAAGTTAAAAAAGGACAGGATGTAATGATAAAAGTTCGGAGTTATCCCTACCAGGAGTATGGATATTTAAATGGAAGAATAGGCTATGTTTCAGATATCCCGATTCAGGATAGTGTATTTTTTGCTAAAGTGATCCTAATTCGATCTGTTAGAGATTCATCGATTATCTTGAAGCCAGGCATTTATGGTGATGCGGAAATCATTACGGAGGATAAATCCATTTTTAGAAGAATATGGGATAATCTAACCAAGAGTCTGAAGTTTTAG
- a CDS encoding alpha-L-fucosidase gives MNTLIFNNIRTILLLLFALAGLNLFGQPAPWFTDGKFGLFLHWGLYSQTAGDWNGHPTKGGEHFMLYERIPVKTYAKIADQFNPTGFDADRWVRMAYDAGMKYIVITAKHHDGFSMYNSAVSDYNIVRRTPWAKDPMLALAAACKKYGLKLCFYYSLGRDWENPDVPTNWPTKAGRSNTWDYPDEDAKDLNKYVENKVKPQLRELLTQYGPIGIIWFDTPELITKKQSQEIRDLIHSIQPQCIINSRIGNGLGDYAVVEQTLVSTARKNWEACITMSENWGYNRHDQKWKSPELLIRNLIEVVSKGGNLLLNVGPKGDGSWPAESEQNLQAIGAWMKVNGEALYGTTVWNGNKEVATAQVAKKESEKDKGGMKDAVNDATPKVIVSDYRFTQKGNVVYLFVRSPSTARIDIPELAKNKLAISSISLLGDRSKVKWTQGRDNLNLVLPSGQRDEIPIYVYKIEAK, from the coding sequence ATGAATACATTAATTTTTAATAACATAAGAACAATCCTGCTTCTGCTATTTGCTTTGGCAGGATTGAACCTGTTCGGCCAGCCCGCCCCCTGGTTTACCGATGGCAAATTTGGACTGTTTCTGCACTGGGGGCTGTACTCCCAGACGGCAGGGGACTGGAATGGGCACCCCACCAAGGGCGGTGAGCATTTTATGCTCTACGAGCGGATCCCCGTTAAGACCTATGCCAAGATCGCCGATCAGTTTAACCCGACCGGCTTTGATGCCGACCGCTGGGTGCGGATGGCCTATGATGCCGGCATGAAGTATATTGTGATCACCGCCAAGCATCACGATGGCTTTTCGATGTACAATTCGGCTGTCAGTGATTATAATATCGTCAGGCGAACCCCCTGGGCCAAAGATCCGATGTTGGCACTTGCAGCAGCCTGCAAGAAATATGGCTTAAAGCTCTGTTTTTATTATTCCCTGGGCCGCGATTGGGAGAACCCCGATGTACCGACCAACTGGCCGACTAAAGCCGGCCGCAGCAATACCTGGGACTACCCCGATGAAGATGCCAAAGACCTGAACAAGTATGTTGAGAACAAGGTCAAACCGCAGCTTCGTGAGCTGCTGACACAGTACGGTCCCATTGGTATTATTTGGTTTGACACTCCCGAGCTGATTACCAAAAAACAGAGCCAGGAGATCCGTGATCTGATCCACTCCATTCAACCCCAGTGTATTATCAATAGCCGGATTGGCAATGGTCTGGGCGATTATGCCGTGGTCGAGCAAACACTGGTTTCAACAGCGCGGAAGAACTGGGAGGCCTGCATTACGATGAGTGAAAATTGGGGCTATAACCGGCACGATCAGAAATGGAAAAGCCCCGAACTGCTGATCCGCAATCTAATTGAAGTAGTCAGCAAAGGCGGCAACCTCCTACTCAATGTGGGGCCCAAAGGTGACGGCAGCTGGCCGGCTGAAAGTGAGCAAAACCTACAAGCCATAGGCGCCTGGATGAAGGTCAACGGCGAAGCCCTATACGGCACAACCGTTTGGAACGGCAATAAGGAAGTCGCTACAGCGCAAGTGGCAAAAAAAGAATCCGAAAAAGATAAAGGAGGGATGAAAGATGCCGTCAATGATGCGACTCCCAAAGTAATTGTGTCGGACTACCGTTTTACCCAGAAAGGTAATGTTGTCTACCTCTTTGTACGGAGCCCCTCAACGGCAAGGATTGATATTCCGGAGCTTGCGAAAAATAAACTTGCGATCAGTTCGATCAGCCTTCTCGGAGACCGGTCTAAGGTGAAATGGACACAGGGCAGAGATAATTTAAATCTTGTTTTACCCTCAGGACAAAGGGATGAGATACCGATCTATGTGTATAAGATCGAAGCGAAGTAG
- a CDS encoding LacI family DNA-binding transcriptional regulator — MKRITIKDIAKAMGYSIGTISKALSNSHEISPVTKAEIQQFANENGYQSNQYAKLLRKGRTNIIGMIVPSIGNPFFSQILEGIEREMSETNYNLVIMQSADDPQLELKHLEMLSKKGADAVVIAATGNNISLKYLQRLKDEGTPIVLIDRTNYNINTYKIGIDNFKVVYQGISQLINRGKRKILFISNLSPGTSTERRRGYIQCLRDFDIAYNSDYLLSIETNSERTDVLDQLKNQLTHLVNSSTPPEAIFTASDQLTYLTLEALQAIGIAVPDRLALIGFANFQYTNIFQPSLSSIVQPSREIGSQAFAILHKILDSSDNAIATQYQNIELQASILTRKSSE, encoded by the coding sequence ATGAAAAGAATAACGATAAAAGATATTGCCAAGGCCATGGGCTACTCCATAGGCACTATATCCAAAGCGCTCTCGAATAGTCACGAAATCAGCCCGGTAACTAAAGCTGAAATTCAACAATTTGCTAATGAGAATGGTTATCAATCCAATCAATATGCTAAACTATTGCGTAAGGGGCGAACAAATATTATCGGTATGATTGTTCCTTCGATCGGCAATCCATTTTTCTCGCAGATTCTCGAAGGTATTGAAAGAGAGATGTCCGAAACGAATTATAACCTGGTCATTATGCAGAGCGCGGACGACCCGCAGCTTGAATTGAAACATTTAGAAATGTTATCTAAAAAGGGTGCAGACGCTGTCGTCATTGCAGCTACAGGGAATAATATTTCGTTAAAATATCTCCAGCGGTTAAAAGATGAGGGTACCCCTATTGTCCTTATTGACCGGACCAATTATAATATAAATACGTATAAAATTGGAATAGATAATTTTAAAGTGGTTTACCAAGGTATTTCTCAGTTGATCAATCGGGGCAAAAGGAAAATTCTGTTTATTTCCAATCTGTCGCCAGGAACATCAACCGAGCGCCGACGTGGTTATATTCAATGTCTGCGGGATTTTGACATCGCTTATAATTCGGATTACCTCCTATCGATAGAAACCAATAGCGAAAGAACGGATGTGTTGGATCAATTAAAAAATCAGCTCACACATCTCGTTAATTCAAGCACCCCACCCGAAGCAATTTTTACCGCCTCAGATCAACTCACCTATTTAACCTTAGAGGCTTTACAGGCTATCGGAATAGCCGTACCGGATCGTTTAGCCCTGATCGGTTTCGCTAATTTTCAATACACAAATATTTTTCAGCCGTCATTGTCAAGCATTGTACAGCCTTCGCGTGAAATCGGGTCTCAGGCTTTCGCTATTCTCCATAAAATTTTGGACAGTTCGGATAACGCGATTGCAACACAGTATCAAAACATTGAATTACAAGCTTCTATCCTGACACGCAAGTCCTCTGAATAA
- a CDS encoding RagB/SusD family nutrient uptake outer membrane protein — MKKNIFRFIVMAAASSLLLTQSCNDKFLQLSPETDLSKDNSLFTETELTLYLNNLYGRYILGHGTVWADAKVNPNVVGGSHLLASDFMTDNMVRYGNIDRILDNTFIPPNSGTSVDWTWENLRSVNYFIQNYRKALPAVNNDITRLNKYLGEAYFFKSMDYYRKLMLFGDVPWFSSDLNIDSKELYKPRDKRTVVADSLMKTIDMAIAGLEGITGRPDGRINQDMALFLKARIGLFEGSFRTYHNELSLQSTAKSFLEASVDACEKIIATGRYQLYATGDSPYWKMFTFKKDPTSDGNKEAILARVYDGTVVGHATQRYWDQNNSLSGARPAGGATRGLVDEYLCIDGKPIYSSGSAGNYTASPLFKGYDGLWSEFENRDPRLKQTINYPGENRSLFNRTDGTTSLEKNGITYPRLSYNVGGGTTVTGYLPIKHWMGDRTENEATTNGQQTAIEFRYGEVLLMLAEAKAILGTLTQNDLDRTVNLLRQRAGFDFAKYPGSKLELGNPPADPRLDEIYASKLDYAVSPIIREIRRERRVEMVLEDRRYEDLMRWKAGNLMTVPLRGMKFTAEKGKLYDGTHTAKPIIALKEEVNKDIFLDNNGFIIAYPRSPNISNGTALWADYRYYWPLPLYDLTLEGNQLVQNPGWLGAK, encoded by the coding sequence ATGAAAAAGAACATATTCAGATTCATCGTCATGGCTGCCGCATCATCCCTGTTGTTGACCCAGTCCTGTAACGATAAATTTTTACAACTAAGTCCCGAAACTGATCTGTCGAAGGACAACTCATTATTTACTGAAACGGAATTAACTTTATACCTGAATAACCTATATGGCCGATATATCCTAGGGCATGGTACGGTCTGGGCAGATGCTAAGGTAAACCCCAATGTAGTCGGTGGCAGCCATTTACTGGCTAGCGATTTTATGACCGACAATATGGTCCGCTATGGCAATATCGACCGTATACTAGACAACACCTTTATTCCGCCAAATTCAGGCACCTCGGTCGATTGGACATGGGAAAACCTGCGTTCGGTCAATTATTTTATCCAAAACTACCGCAAAGCATTGCCAGCGGTCAATAACGACATTACCCGACTGAACAAATATCTTGGGGAAGCCTATTTCTTCAAATCCATGGATTACTACCGCAAGCTTATGCTGTTTGGGGATGTGCCCTGGTTTTCAAGTGACCTCAACATTGACAGCAAGGAATTATACAAACCGAGAGATAAGCGCACTGTAGTTGCCGATTCATTAATGAAGACCATCGATATGGCCATAGCTGGACTGGAAGGCATTACCGGTCGTCCAGATGGGCGCATCAATCAGGACATGGCCTTGTTTTTAAAAGCGCGGATAGGTCTGTTCGAAGGTTCCTTCCGCACCTATCATAACGAATTGTCTTTACAAAGTACAGCAAAATCTTTCTTGGAAGCGTCTGTGGATGCCTGCGAAAAAATCATCGCCACCGGACGTTATCAGCTCTATGCCACAGGTGACAGCCCCTATTGGAAAATGTTTACTTTCAAGAAAGACCCGACTTCGGACGGTAACAAAGAAGCCATCCTGGCCCGGGTATACGATGGTACTGTGGTAGGCCATGCGACCCAACGTTATTGGGACCAGAACAACAGTCTTTCGGGTGCACGGCCAGCAGGCGGGGCCACACGAGGTCTCGTAGACGAGTATCTATGTATCGACGGCAAACCGATTTATTCTTCGGGCTCGGCCGGCAACTACACTGCCAGTCCCCTATTCAAAGGATATGACGGGCTATGGTCCGAATTTGAAAACCGCGATCCGCGCCTGAAGCAGACCATTAATTATCCAGGTGAAAACCGCTCCCTGTTTAACAGAACGGATGGGACCACCAGCCTCGAAAAAAATGGGATTACCTATCCTCGACTATCCTATAATGTAGGCGGCGGCACTACAGTAACGGGCTACCTTCCCATTAAACACTGGATGGGCGACCGGACCGAAAATGAAGCGACAACAAACGGCCAGCAAACAGCTATCGAATTTCGCTATGGCGAAGTGCTACTGATGTTGGCGGAAGCCAAAGCAATCTTAGGTACGCTGACTCAGAATGATCTGGACCGGACGGTCAACCTGTTGCGCCAGCGCGCAGGATTTGACTTTGCAAAATATCCTGGCAGCAAATTAGAGCTTGGCAACCCGCCGGCAGACCCCAGGCTTGATGAGATCTACGCGTCCAAACTTGATTATGCCGTTAGCCCTATCATCCGTGAAATCAGGCGTGAACGTCGTGTAGAAATGGTCTTGGAAGACCGCCGTTACGAAGACCTGATGCGCTGGAAAGCCGGCAATCTGATGACCGTTCCCTTACGTGGAATGAAATTTACAGCCGAAAAAGGAAAACTATACGATGGTACACATACCGCCAAACCGATTATTGCCCTCAAAGAAGAAGTCAATAAAGATATCTTTTTGGATAACAATGGATTTATCATCGCCTATCCAAGGAGCCCGAACATCAGCAATGGCACCGCGCTGTGGGCAGATTACCGCTACTATTGGCCCTTGCCTTTATACGACCTGACCCTGGAGGGCAATCAGCTGGTTCAGAATCCGGGATGGTTGGGCGCAAAATAA